The segment ATTTGCGATTTCTTCCGGTCGTCCCATTCGTCCAGCTGGAATATCCCGCAACAATTCCTGTTTTAGAGAAGGATTGCGACGTATTAATTCTTCGGCCATCGGAGTAAGAATTACTCCGGGACATATAGCATTAATCCGTATTCCTTTAGCTGCATAATCAATGGCAGCTGTACGTGTCAAGCCTATTACCGCATGTTTACAAGCTATATAAGCCGCCTGACCAGGAAATCCGGTTACTCCTCCTTGCGAAGATGTATTGACAATGGCTCCTTCATTTTGTTTCAGCATCAGTTGAATTTCATAACGCATACAATTCCATACACCTTTCAAATCGACAGCGACAGTGCGTTCAAATTCCTCATCAGTTATTTCTGCCATCGGACGTTGCGGTGTTTGTATGCCCGCATTGTTTAAAGCTGCATCTAATCGTCCATAACGAGTTGAAACCCAATCTAACATTTCCTTAACGGCCTGCACATCCGAGACATCACAACAATAAGATTCGGCAAGAAAGCCTTTCTCTTTCAATTCTAAAGCCTGCTCAGAAGGTTCTTTAATATCTGCCAGGACT is part of the Parabacteroides sp. AD58 genome and harbors:
- a CDS encoding SDR family NAD(P)-dependent oxidoreductase, producing MGTTETKVALVTGSAMGIGLACAKAFAQAGYTTVLADIKEPSEQALELKEKGFLAESYCCDVSDVQAVKEMLDWVSTRYGRLDAALNNAGIQTPQRPMAEITDEEFERTVAVDLKGVWNCMRYEIQLMLKQNEGAIVNTSSQGGVTGFPGQAAYIACKHAVIGLTRTAAIDYAAKGIRINAICPGVILTPMAEELIRRNPSLKQELLRDIPAGRMGRPEEIANAVLWLCSPQASFVDGHALLVDGAFSIH